A stretch of the Malus sylvestris chromosome 10, drMalSylv7.2, whole genome shotgun sequence genome encodes the following:
- the LOC126584342 gene encoding uncharacterized protein LOC126584342 yields the protein MVVKVKGARIGSSPLSILVKTSAGWVFGDWVLEDWVFGNLERRSWKSGANQVYLRNMVLFALLSWHGNLPLPYGEFRAQLLGTEKEIEGEMNLLSQSMAALYVQGSHSGQNTNLGSVMYGSGSSSDASSSNSQHHAHIPATTCGTIFQQPRGAFNNAHQHGVEPQMFGSNTFPPGHHDQSYGYGLIAQSNSGQQQGFRTQNYNGGYRSGNGNGGQYRNNSNNYRTGNNFRGRRFHSGNGHYSSGSRQAQNVTGSWSSNTEARPNVVIKYGQYNSWLYYGMSDMWKKRTFCS from the exons ATGGTAGTTAAGGTAAAAGG AGCCCGAATTGGCTCATCGCCACTCTCGATTCTGGTAAAGACTTCCGCTGGTTGGGTGTTCGGAGATTGGGTGCTCGAAGATTGGGTGTTTGGTAATCTGGAGCGGCGTTCTTGGAAATCTGGAGCGAATCAG GTTTACCTAAGGAATATGGTGTTATTCGCACTATTATCTTGGCACGGGAATCTTCCATTACCTTACGGGGAATTTCGTGCACAATTACTTGGAACTGAAAAGGAGATTGAAGGAGAAATGAATCTACTATCTCAGAGCATGGCTGCGCTTTATGTTCAGGGTTCTCACTCTGGTCAGAATACTAATTTGGGATCTGTCATGTATGGAAGTGGATCTTCGAGTGATGCATCTTCGTCCAATTCTCAACATCATGCTCATATACCTGCTACTACATGCGGCACGATTTTTCAGCAACCACGGGGTGCATTCAATAATGCTCATCAGCATGGTGTGGAGCCTCAGATGTTTGGTTCTAATACATTTCCTCCAGGGCATCATGATCAATCATATGGATATGGTCTTATAGCTCAATCTAATTCTGGTCAGCAGCAAGGGTTCAGGACTCAGAACTACAATGGGGGTTACAGGTCTGGCAATGGCAATGGTGGTCAATACAGGAATAATAGCAACAACTATAGAACTGGTAACAATTTCAGAGGTCGAAGGTTTCATAGTGGAAATGGTCATTACTCTTCCGGGTCAAGACAAGCTCAGAATGTTACTGGATCGTGGTCAAGCAATACAGAAGCTAGACCGAATGTTGTCATT AAATACGGGCAATACAACAGCTGGCTTTATTATGGAATGTCAGATATGTGGAAAAAGAGGACATTCTGCTCTTGA
- the LOC126585333 gene encoding putative disease resistance protein At4g11170, translating to MDIRLAKEMLDICGFFAGGIKVLIDKSLISISEMNCLEMHDLLQEMGLEMVRQQCIEEAGKRSRLFIEEDVSHVLKNNTGTATVECIFFNMSKIKELHLNPAAFKKMYNLRVLEIYNSSSLDNKCSKLYLPEGLQSLPDTLGYLHWEGYPLKYFPSKFSPQNLVNIQMAHSQVEQLWSRGQVYILILVLVKT from the exons ATGGATATACGTCTTGCAAAAGAAATGTTAGATATTTGTGGTTTTTTTGCAGGAGGTATTAAAGTTCTCATTGATAAGTCTCTCATTTCAATTTCAGAGATGAACTGCCTAGAAATGCATGATTTACTACAAGAAATGGGACTGGAAATGGTTCGTCAGCAGTGTATTGAGGAGGCCGGAAAACGCAGTAGGTTATTCATTGAGGAGGATGTCTCTCATGTATTGAAGAATAATACA GGAACTGCAACAGTTGAATGCATATTCTTTAATATGTCTAAGATTAAAGAGCTACACTTGAATCCCGCAGCCTTCAAAAAGATGTATAATCTGAGAGTGCTGGAGATCTATAATTCTTCTAGCTTGGACAATAAGTGCAGCAAATTGTACCTTCCTGAAGGTCTTCAGTCTCTTCCCGATACGCTTGGTTATCTTCACTGGGAGGGATACCCTTTGAAATATTTTCCATCAAAGTTTTCTCCACAAAATCTCGTTAACATTCAAATGGCCCACAGTCAAGTCGAACAGCTTTGGAGTAGAGGCCAGGTATATATTCTTATCTTAGTTCTTGTAAAAACTTAG